A window from Kovacikia minuta CCNUW1 encodes these proteins:
- the argH gene encoding argininosuccinate lyase, which yields MTNVSLPTSTWSQRFETALHPAIARFNASIGFDIQLIEYDLTGSQAHARMLAHTGIISPEEGEKLVSGLEQIRQEYREGKFTPGIEAEDVHFAVERRLTEIVGDVGKKLHTARSRNDQVGTDTRLYLRDQIQQIRVRVREFQSVLLSLAEQNVETLIPGYTHLQRAQPLSLAHHLLAYFEMSQRDWERLGEIYQRVNVSPLGSGALAGTTFPIDRHYTAQLLNFGGVYANSLDGVSDRDFAIEFLCAASLIMVHLSRLSEEVILWASEEFGFVTLKDSCSTGSSIMPQKKNPDVPELVRGKAGRVFGHLQGMLVLMKGLPLAYNKDLQEDKEALFDSVITVNSCLEAMTILLLEGIEFRTVRLQEAVNEDFSNATDVADYLAAKGVPFREAYNLVGKVVKTSLAQNKLLKDLTLEEWKALHPAFEPDIYEAIAPARVVAARNSHGGTGFDQVRQALKTAKARVGEG from the coding sequence TTGACTAACGTTTCTTTGCCAACCTCGACCTGGAGCCAACGGTTTGAGACTGCATTGCATCCGGCAATCGCCCGTTTCAACGCCAGTATTGGTTTCGACATTCAGCTGATCGAATATGATCTGACGGGATCTCAGGCACATGCCCGCATGCTGGCCCATACGGGCATTATCTCTCCAGAAGAGGGTGAAAAATTAGTCAGTGGACTGGAGCAAATCCGGCAAGAATACCGGGAAGGAAAATTTACACCCGGTATTGAAGCAGAGGATGTCCATTTTGCGGTTGAGCGCCGCCTGACTGAAATTGTGGGAGATGTCGGCAAGAAACTGCACACAGCCCGATCTCGCAATGATCAGGTGGGCACCGACACCCGCCTTTACCTGCGCGATCAAATTCAGCAGATTCGGGTCAGGGTGCGAGAATTTCAGTCTGTTTTGTTGAGCCTGGCAGAACAAAATGTGGAAACGTTGATTCCGGGTTACACTCACCTGCAACGTGCCCAACCCCTCAGCCTTGCCCACCATCTGCTGGCATATTTTGAGATGAGCCAGCGCGACTGGGAACGCCTGGGCGAAATCTACCAGCGGGTAAACGTGTCTCCCCTGGGTTCCGGTGCCTTAGCAGGAACAACTTTCCCAATCGATCGGCACTACACCGCCCAACTCCTCAACTTTGGTGGCGTCTATGCCAATAGTTTGGATGGGGTCAGCGATCGCGACTTTGCGATCGAGTTTCTCTGCGCTGCCAGTCTAATCATGGTTCACCTCAGCCGCCTGTCGGAAGAAGTAATTCTTTGGGCATCGGAGGAATTTGGCTTCGTCACCCTCAAAGACAGTTGCTCCACCGGCTCCAGCATCATGCCCCAAAAGAAGAATCCCGATGTCCCGGAACTCGTTCGGGGTAAGGCGGGTCGCGTGTTTGGTCATTTGCAAGGCATGCTGGTGCTGATGAAAGGGCTGCCCCTGGCTTACAACAAGGATCTCCAGGAGGACAAGGAAGCTCTGTTTGATTCTGTCATTACGGTCAATTCCTGCCTGGAAGCCATGACGATTTTGCTTCTGGAAGGCATAGAATTTCGCACGGTGCGCTTGCAGGAAGCGGTCAACGAAGATTTTTCCAACGCCACTGATGTTGCGGATTATCTGGCAGCGAAAGGAGTTCCCTTCCGGGAAGCTTACAATCTGGTCGGTAAAGTGGTGAAAACTTCCCTGGCGCAGAACAAATTATTGAAAGATCTGACCCTGGAGGAGTGGAAGGCACTCCACCCAGCCTTTGAACCAGATATCTATGAAGCGATCGCCCCCGCCCGGGTTGTCGCTGCCCGCAACAGCCACGGTGGTACAGGCTTTGACCAGGTACGGCAAGCCCTAAAAACTGCAAAAGCGAGAGTAGGAGAAGGATGA
- a CDS encoding short chain dehydrogenase gives MRIIVVGGTGTIGQAVVQELAPRHEIVTVGKSAGDFQVDITSTESIKNLFEQVGAFDALVSTTGSLHFGPFEEMDESHFYQGIQSKLMGQVNLVLIGRSYINDAGSFTLTSGILSHDPIRFGASASMVNAAIDGFVIGAAIELKPGIRINSVSPGIVQESMEALGSYFRGHNPVPVARVALAYSKSVEGLLNGQVFHVI, from the coding sequence ATGAGAATCATCGTTGTTGGCGGCACGGGAACGATCGGTCAAGCAGTTGTCCAAGAACTGGCACCCCGGCATGAAATCGTCACGGTTGGGAAAAGCGCTGGAGATTTTCAGGTTGATATCACTTCAACGGAATCCATCAAGAACTTGTTTGAACAGGTCGGAGCATTTGATGCCCTGGTATCTACCACGGGTAGTCTCCACTTTGGCCCCTTTGAGGAGATGGATGAATCCCATTTTTATCAGGGAATTCAAAGTAAGTTGATGGGGCAGGTCAACCTCGTTTTAATCGGACGCAGCTATATCAACGATGCCGGATCGTTTACCCTGACCAGCGGAATTCTGAGCCACGATCCGATTCGGTTTGGTGCTTCTGCCAGTATGGTCAATGCCGCGATCGACGGATTTGTGATTGGGGCAGCGATCGAGCTAAAGCCGGGAATCCGCATCAATTCGGTTAGTCCTGGTATTGTCCAGGAATCGATGGAAGCGCTTGGCTCCTACTTCCGGGGGCACAACCCTGTTCCCGTAGCGCGAGTTGCCCTTGCCTATAGCAAAAGCGTGGAAGGACTCCTGAACGGTCAGGTCTTTCATGTTATTTAG